Below is a genomic region from Thalassophryne amazonica chromosome 3, fThaAma1.1, whole genome shotgun sequence.
TAACTGTTTTCCACACAGCAAGAATACTGGCTGAatgttgagggttttttttttgtttttggctgttttCATGGACAGGAATGCAATCAGCCTTATATCATTTTGTCACACTAACTCTGAAAATAATCTGACCAATAAGCACGTATCAATCTCAGCATGGAGATGCTTTATCTGGAACTGGAAAAGGcaaatgggggggaaaaaaaaaaaacagagaggaGGAGACCGGTTAAAATTGCACCATACGTGGTGCATTTAACTACGCTAAGCTGCTTTCTTTCTGATCCTTTCCTGCAGATTCATGTTGGTGTTGGCCAGCAACCAGCCAGAGCAGTTCGACTGGGCCATAAATGACCGCATAGATGAAATAGTGAATTTTGCTCTTCCGGGACCTGAGGAGAGGGACAGACTGGTACGGTTGTACTTTGACAGATATGTGCTAGAGCCAGCCACTGGAGGGAGGCAGTGAGTAttaacctggtttaaaaaaaaaaaaaaagtccaaaaaaaTAGCCGTTTTAATTATCCTCTATAAGTAGATGATTCCTTTACTTTGTCTTTGGCTGATTGAAGTGATTTCATTGACACATGAAATGATGCTTTCAAGCACAAGTGCAAAAATAAACTGCTTTACTTTGTTTCCCCTCATAGGAGGATGAAGCTGGCACAGTTTAACTACGGTAAAAAGTGCTCAGAGATAGCAAAGAGGACAGAGGGAATGTCTGGAAGAGAGATCTCCAAGCTGGGCGTTGCCTGGCAGGTAGGTCCCCCGCAGTCATCAGGTTCAGTAGTGCCGTAGTTTGCATCCAAGTTTTAAAACACTGCTTGAAACATCTGCTgggcttaaattttcattaaatAAAACTGCCCGTGTTGTGTCTTCGATTATTACAGGCAGCAGCGTATTCCTCTGAAGATGGGGTGCTGACTGAGGCAATGATTGATGCTCGGGTCGACGATGCTGTCAAGCAGCACCTTCAAAAGATGGACTGGCTGCATGGAGAAGGAGAGGAGTCTCAGTCCAAAGGTCTGCACACCAGGGTGACTGGGAGCGGCGGCAAAACGGGCTTTGTTCTGCCTCCCACGGCGCCACCGCAGTCTCATGGGGTTATGGGTACAAAAGCTGATAGTAAAAGTAAACCCTATGATTTAACCTCGCCGTCTTCAGACACTTTGGACAAACGTGGGGTGCAGGACTGTGAGCATTCTCTCAAAGCAGGAACTGAGACGGCAGCTCAGACTGCTGATGGCAAAGGTCACATGGAGAAGGAAGGCAAGCCTGGACTGGCTCCAAAAAATGGGACCCCAGTCTGAGGTATAGGTTGTTTTAGTAGGGTTGCCTGGATTATTAGAAAAACAGTGCAGCCTTCTTTTATAATTTGATAGTCTGTCTAAAAGTCTTTGTGacaaagatgtttggggatgaaaattgcaAACAATTCATGATTGAAATGATCCCTGAGAGTCTAATGTATACAATGGAACATGTACTTGACAATGAAACTAATAATTGTATGACTGTAACCTGTATGATTAAATTGTTTTTTGTAAACATTTTACTTTTTTGTATAATTACAGTACTGTATAATAATACATCTTTCTGTGCCTATTTACTACAAGTGACTAATTGGCGTATTTAGTATAATGCCGCATTTTGATGTTACCTCTGTGCAATGAAAACTGATCTGGTTTACATGTGGCACTGTGATAAACCTGGTGGTTTTTGACAGGTAGCACAAATCAGGAAGGGGGTCTTAATGCTTCAACCCCAAGTTAGAAAAAACGATGGAACTGTATGGAAAATGAAAACCCGGATTTTAATGCCAGATTTTTATGCCCTCCTTTTCCACTCCAGAGGCCTCCTTCCAGTGTTTCCTGAGTTATATACTTTCTTGAACAAGCCGCCTGATCTCCTGTTGTGGCCTGGAGACTGGTGGAGTTCGAGCCTGTTGTCTTGTACTCCAAAGCGTTCTGCCCCATACTGATAAATGATGTCTCCCATCTTCTCCACTGTTCCTCAGTTGTTCGAGGGTCAGAGTCAGGTCAATATTCACCGTTTCCCACAGCTTTTTTATCAGCAGGGCCGGGCCActtcacacgcacgcacgcacgcagtcTGTGCCCTGGAAGTCTGATCGATTACTGGTCTGGGAAGGTTTCACAGCTGATGTTTGCTCCACCATTAATTCTGTGCTTGAGTTTACCTCTTCCATGACAGTGATGCTGATGCACCCCAAGCTATGGTTTTCATCCAGTTGCTGTGCTTCACTTGAGTGATGTGGCCCCTTTTGCATAAAGTAGTCAATGTGAGGCACCTGTCTCTTGCTTCAGGCACATTTTCTTTCCCTGGTGAATCCTCAAACCCTGGAGACATGTTACATATCTGCAGGTTGTGGTCTGCTGTTGCTGTGGGTGTGCTGATTGCTGTGGTGTTCTTTTGCCCTGTGTTCATTTTGTCAGCTGATGAGTCTTAAGTCCCCGCTATCTCAGACTCTGTGGATGTTTCTCCTTGTTTGATTCTTCATAACTATGGTGGGTGACACCAACATGCTGAAAAGCATGAGAGACTACAGCGATGGGCAGCTAACCCAAGACTATCCCGGTGGGGTCTATTCCCTTCTGCCAATTTCTTGACTTTCTGTCACTCTGAGTGTGCGCACAGAAGAATTGTGCATCTCAAAAGTTCTGCATCGCGACAATACTGTGCATGCGTAGTTGCGTGCACATGAGCAGTTGTGTACGGAGGGCAGGAGTGACATTCGACAGTAgtcacatctcgtcagaacactggtcagggtgTAATACATATTTTTCCACCGTTGTTGCAAAAAGTCTGCttgcacacgattaaccaatcagatgtgtggaaaaaatgtaattagatTAGAATTACATTTTAAATCCACTCTACATTTAAAATGCACTACCTAGTGTCAGAATACCCTCAACTCTGCATGAGTGTCAGAAATGTAACATTTTAAAGATTTATTTCAACACTGTTGAAACTAATTTTTACAAGTGTTGAACATTAGATTAACTCGGTAATAGTGATCATTTTAGCACTATACATGTTGAATTCACACTAAGGAttctgtcatttaaaaaaattacatcaagcaaagtgaaggagttaaagtatagtgcagcagatgaaCAGTCTTTCatgtggtgatacaagcatcagctTTGGCATAAATGTTCATAAATCTGTTTgaggaaaaagtgctggccacttgaaaatccaataggGCAGCCAGGgagaggtcaatgaagaattacacaggtgaaAATTTAGaagtgctccaatcatattgaaagctgtaCCACATtgtgtgtctgatcataaagattcttaaaaggtatagtttggactatatcaatcaatcaattttatttatatagcgccaaatcacaacaaacagttgccccaaggcgctttatattgtaaggcaaggccatacaataattacgtaaaaaccccaacggtcaaaacgaccccctgtgagcaagcacttggcgacagtgggaaggaaaaactcccttttaacaggaagaaacctccagcagaaccaggctcagggaggggcagtcttctgctgggactggttggggctgagggagagaaccaggaaacagacatgctgtggaggggagcagagatcaatcactaatgattaaatgcagagtggtgcatacagagcaaaaagggaaagaaacactcagtgcatcatgggaaccccccagcagtctaagtctatagcagcataactaagggatggttcagggtcacctgatccagccctaactataagctttagcaaaaaggaaagttttaagcctaatcttaaaagtagagagggtgtctgtctccctgatctgaattgggagctggttccacaggagaggagcctgaaagctgaatgctctgcctcccattctactcttacaaaccctaggaactacaagtaagcctgcagtctgagagcgaagcgctctattggggtgatatggtactatgaggtccctaagataagatgggacctgattattcaaaaccttataagtaagaagaagaattttaaattctattctagaattaacaggaagccaatgaagagaggccaatatgggtgagatatgctctctccttctagtccctgtcagtactctagctgcagcattttgaattaactgaaggcttttcagggaacttttaggacaacctgataataatgaattacaatagtccagcctagaggaaataaatgcatgaattagtttttcagcatcactctgagacaagacctttctaattttagagatattgcgtaaatgcaaaaaagcagtcctacatatttgtttaatatgcgctttgaatgacatatcctgatcaaaaatgactccaagatttctcacagtattactagaggtcagggtaatgccatccagagtaaggatctggttagacaccatgtttctaagatttgtggggccaagtacaataacttcagttttatctgagtttaaaagcaggaaattagaggtcatccatgtctttatgtctgtaagacaatcctgcagtttagctaattggtgtgtgtcctctggcttcatggatagataaagctgggtatcatctgcgtaacaatgaaaatttaagcaatgccgtctaataatactgcctaagggaagcatgtataaagtgaataaaattggtcctagcacagaaccttgtggaactccataattaaccttagtctgtgaagaagattccccatttacatgaacaaattgtaatctattagataaatatgattcaaaccaccgcagcgcagtgcctttaatacctatggcatgctctaatctctgtaataaaattttatggtcaacagtatcaaaagcagcactgaggtctaacagaacaagcacagagatgagtccactgtctgaggccataagatgatcatttgtaaccttcactaatgctgtttctgtactatgatgaattctaaaacctgactgaaactcttcaaatagaccattcctctgcagatgatcagttagctgttttacaactaccctttcaagaatttttgagagaaaaaaattctacattatatgactgaatgttatgggataaaaacattaagaatggtgacaaaggtcagtttcagtttgtacagaagtcaaaagttaaaattgctccattgTTGGTAAAAAAGTGGTGGAAATTATTGAAGTaataatagttttgactgttgaatacttggtttgcaaagtaaaggtaaaACAATGTCAACATACAATGGATTCTATGATGTTATCCTGTAACaagacaactgagcatgacacgtggtgcaaactactcctttttaaaatcctattaaccaataatttgcatcacagtttacaaaaattggagcaactttaacttttgacccttgtacaaactgaaactgacctttgtcaccattcttgctgtttttaccccataactccataacattcaggcatagatagtccaaactatatctctttggaatatttatgatcagacaaatgtgtttatacctttcaatatgattggagcacttttaaattttgacccctgtgcaattcttcattgacctctacctTGCTGCCATATTGGATTGTCAAATGGCCAGTACTTTTTTCtttaacactgatttatgaatatcattcatgccaaatctgatgcttgtatcaccaagcaaacaattctggccaaaattcacacttatctgctccactagtagctcagggtcttgttcatgagtaagGGGACAATGGAGCTTGAGATTGGCCACAGAATCGGCACAGCagaggcggtattgcattcactctgacgaactgttgtgacgaaaagggaactgagccaaaaggtgaagctctcaatctacttgtcaggctttgttcctactctcacctatagtcatgagggttgggtcatgacccaaagaactagatcgtgggtacaagcggctgaaatgggcttccttaggaaggtggctggtgtctcccttagagatagggtgggtAGCTCAGAGCAGacccgctgctccttcgtgttgaaaggaggcagctgatgtaacagaggccagcaggtgtcgctgtgcagatgtagttagtaaacctcactcccaacagctcaaaaggattctctggtcacaaggccagagccctgggttttagccttctggttagagagtctgactcccatgccggagctcgtgagtttgcgtcccgaggggagcgaattggcagagtcataacaacacaacgcagagtgcagccgctacactgaggtggttcgggcatctggtaaggatgccccctgggcgcctccctagggaggtgttccaggcacgtacaTCTGGGAGGAGTCCCCGGGTAAGACCCAGgacgaggtggagagattacatccccacattggcctgggaacacctcaggatgccCCAGTCAGagttggtcaatgtggcccgggaaagggaaagtCTGGGGTtccttgctggagctgttgccccgcgacccgatcccggataaccagttgaagatgagtgagtgacattAAGCAAAGATGCTATATAAAAAGAATAACCAAATAATTGATCATACAATGTACTCAgcaataaaaacaaattaaaatatgcttTCTGACTACGACTAAAACTGATCAGTCCATTTTGTATGCATTTTTTTGGGCATTGTATTATAAACCTACAAAGTAATTAAGTTGGCATTCCTCTGAAAAGATCAATTGCTTCTTTATTCAAATGGACATTTTTGCAACATTTAACTGACATGAAAATTAgtatttgtaaatataaattaaaatgtggAAACCTTCCACACACAAAAAATTACTGCACTGTGTAAGGTTCAAAACCCCCAGGGTCACAAAGTGCATATGAGAGTATGAAATGAGACTTGATGCTGAGTGATAAAACCTCAAACACTGCTTCATGTCAGTCAACTTTAAACCTTTATTTGGCACACCAGTCAGGATGGAGAACACAGACTCCATTTGGCTGAAGTCAAactgagatgatttttttttgtcatctaAATTCAATAACCTTAAagttctttaaagctacagtatgtatgaTTTCAGGGTGTTTATACAAAAAATGGAACATTCATAATTATGAGTTCATCAGTATATAACTGCAACAAACTCAGAATGACCCCTTCTTGGACACAACCATGTGTCCAGCCCAAAAGGAACATAGGCTTTTGCATTTTGCACTGCACCTGGTAGCTAGTTCAGGCTAATGAgactgagaaccctcattttttttttttttgtaaaagggATCATACACATAGTTTATCACAAGGGGAAGCAAGGGGTAATTGATGAAGCAGCAAATATGAAGGGAAACCAAGTTGTGACCATGAAGGGGGGATGCAACTTgacacctcaccactagatgccaCCAAATCCTACACTACAGCTTTAAACCTTATATTAATAATGAAtcccattttattttaaattaatgcaCAAAATTAACTATTTTCACAAAATGAATGACAAGAAGTTTCTTGCATTACCTTTAGTGGATTTATATGTAAACATACAGAAATAATTCAGGCACTCTGCCAAGCTTGCAGTATGCAATTACAATGCTTTAGTTCTTTTAAcatttccccccccccaaaaaacccataCTCTGAAAGATGTATCCTCCTTTAAATATGAATTAACACATATTGGAAACACACTGTGATAGCAGCCAACAGGCCACAGTCTGGTTCATTTTATAGTGGACTCATTTTAACTTAAATCTTTACTATTCTACAGTACATATTTGCACTTCGACTGTCATCTCATCAATATTTCTAACTTTCACTGTCCCCAACTATGAATAAAAATCAGATACACTTATGAACAAGTTTGTCATTTGAAGAAgaggaaaagagagaaaaaaaaaacccagcatcaATATGCTGTTATGAGAGCTAAGTGAGCGGGACTGACTAAATTCTCTGGGTACCGTGGCTCTTCCAAAGGAGGGGTGTGCAAGCGATCTGACTGGACTGAGTTGGAGTGAAGACCTCAGTCTGAAGTTTATGTGAGGAATAAAGGCATAGTGAGGACAGCATCAAGAGCATCCTCAGCATGGCGGCAGGGGACAGTCACCACCATGTCCAACAGCAACCATTTGTTAGGTCCTGGCCTAAAGCTGTGTGTGCAGGCACACAGCATCTGTGCGTAAGGACAGAGGATGACTCCAGTGGCCATGTCTGTATACAGTTTGATTGCTTATCATGTGGTATAGGGTCTATTGCAGATTCCCATTGCATGTCAGTAGAAGCAGACGGTATGAAGAAAAGGTCTACTGCTCTTGTCCTCAAACTCTTGTAGGAGCTCATCAATTTCATTCTCCATGTCGTCAGTGTGTTGGATCTACAaggacagaggttatgttttaaACACGTGCACGTACACTCAACTTACACAGCCATTCACACTACTACTGTTTTTCTGTCCAAGTAcagcccctggcaataattatggaatcaccggcctccgaggatgttcattcagttgtttaattttgtagaacaaaagcagatcacagacatgacacaaaactaaagtcatttcaaatggcaactttctggctttaagaacactataagaaatcaggaaaaataattgtggcagtcagtaacggttacttttttagaccaagcagagggaaaaaatatggactcaattctgaggaataaattatggaatcaccctgtaaattttcatccccaaaactaacacctgcattaaatcagatctgctcgttagcctgcatctaaaaaggagtgatcacaccttggagagctgttgcaccaagtggactgacatgaatcatggctccaacatgagagatgtcaattgaaacaaaggagatgattatcaaactcttaaaagagggtaaatcatcacacaatgttgcaaaagatgttggttgttcacagtcagctttgtctaaactctggaccaaatacaaaacattgggaaggttgttaaaggaaaacatactggtagaccaaggaagacatcaaagcgtcaatacagaaaacttaaagcaatatgtctcaaaaatcgaaaatgcacaacaaaacaaatgaggaacaaatgggagtcaacatctgtgaccgatctgtaagaaaccgcctaaaggaaattggatttacatacagaaaaagctaaacaaaagccatcattaacacctaaacagaaaaaaaaacaaggttacaatgggctaaggaaaagcaatcgtgtactgtggatgattggatgaaagtcatattcagtgatgaatctcgaatctgcattgggcaaggtgatgatgctggaacttttgtttggtgccgttccaatgatatttataaagatgactacctgaagagaacatgtaaatgtccacagtcattgatgatatggggcagcatgtcaagtaaaggcactggggagatggctgtcattacatcatcaataaatgcacaagtttacgttgatattttggacacttttcttatcccatcaattgaaaggatgtttggggatgatgaaatcatttttcaagatgataatgcatcttgccatagagcaaaaactgtgaaaacattccttgcaaaaagacacatagggtcaatgtcatggcctgcaaatagtccggatcttaatccaattgaaaatctttggtggaagttgaagaaaatggtccatgacaaggctccaacctgcaaagctgatctggcaaccgcaatcagagaaagttggagccagattgatgaagagtactctgtcactcattaagtccatgcctcagagactgcaagctgttataaaagccagaggtggtgcaacaaaatactagtgatgtgttggagcattcttttgttttccatgattccataattttttcctcagaattgagtgattccatattttttccctctgcttggtctaaaaaagtaaccgttactgactgccacaattatttttcctgatttcttatagtgtttctgaaagccagaaagttgccatttgaaatgactttagttctgtgtcatgtctgtgatctgctttttttctacaaaattaaacaactgaatgaacatcctcagaggccggtgattccataatttttgccaggggttgtataacctcCTGTTTGCTGAAAGACTTGAGTCACATGATAAATAAAGTGACTGGGTTTACTGCACAATTTAACCACTGTAAcctaagacactcacacattgacACAGCTCACAGATTAAGAAGGCCCCCAAAGTGGCTTCCTCATGGTTATCCTGAATATCTACATTGATGACGTGAACAGGCTGTAAAGTCTCCTGCTCTCTGGAGTTCAGATCTGCAGAATGGAAAGATGACACAAAACCAGTTATGCAAGCCAGTAATCACACAAAACCAGTATACAACTGTCAATAACAGCCTCACCCTCCAGCACTTGGTCATAAACCCTCTCCTCGCAGGTGATGACCAGGTCAAACTTCTCCCTGCAGTTCTGAAAGCGCTCTGGCTTTGCTTTGATGCGCTTGTTGCGGTCCAGCATGTGTAGGATGCCGTTCTGTGTGTATCTGAAGAGCAGTGAGGTCAAGGAAAACAGCAGGAGCAAGACACTTCAACAATAGCCTGCTCAGAGAGGACTTCAACAAGACCTACTCTCACCATTCGGCTGCCAAAAACACCGCTTTGTTTGTATATGTGGGGTAACACACCAAAAGCCAACTGCACACAGCTGCCAGTCACTGGCTGAATCATTTTGCAACAGTACCCTCTAGTGGGGACCAAGAAGATCAACATTCATGAGATACAAAGATGGAATTTAACACTCAAAACTGTTTCCAGTATTCATATTTAAGAACCTTAGTTCCAGTTGTTGACCATCAGTTACTGAGATGGCAAAACAAGATGTTTGCAGTGAGCTATTTGTACGATAAAAACTGAGGTTTATAGGACATATGTGTTACTGACACTGCATTTTAACAGCTATTTTACCATTCACAACCTAGCTTTGAACATTTGGCCTACAGCGGAGTGTCAACATTTAGTTTCTGAACATCACCTCTAATAAAGTGGAGCACCAACTGGACGTTTTAAGAACCATGTTCAAATTTATCCTTAAAAGTAGTCTGTTGAAAAATCTGAAACTAACCAAAATGGCTCAACAATTTCAGCATCTAGTCTAGTTTTTAAATCAAACATATGTTGGACTCCAGCTAGTTATTTTGAGGTAACTTTTGGTTTAAATGAAAGCCAATTGGAGGCAAACTGATATCGGGGATTAGGACTGATGAACTTGCAAGAGACAATCATACAGCTTGGCACGTTTCACTTTTTGTAGGTATGAAGAAAGTGATGCAAACTGTCTTCCAGTCTTTTACTCAACATTCTTGGTGcactgtggtttttgaacatgttCACTATCATAACCAAAAACCAATAGTTGAAGCTGAACTTCAgtaatttacttaaaaaaaaaaaaaaaaagggaataaAGATTTAATCTTAAGATAGTATGAATCCTCTTAGATGACTACCTATTCCTTATTTTATACTCCTAGAAAAGCTGCATCTTTGCATTTGGACAACTTGTTAAGCACCTTTAAGTGAGAGTGGACACGGACCACGCAGATTGATCTGGAGAAGGAAACTCAAAACATTGTCAACCAACTTTAAGGGTCTAGGTTTTCAGCCAGACTCCAGACTCCTTTGGCCTTTAATGCCTTCTAGGAAAAAGGCACCTTGCATGCATCTTGCACCCAAATTACATTTTACCTCCAGAGACGCTGGAAAAAGTTTACTGTAGCTTGAGAGCAAGTTACTCCAAATCTTAATAAAAGCACTGGGCAGAAATGCCCAATTGTTAACATTTTGTGAAGTGTTAAATGCAAATTTTTGAGAAGCCAGTGTTGGTGAAGGGTCTAAACCAGTCTCTTTAGTAAGACACTCCCATCCTGTGATATTTGATCATTCCCCTGTATGAGCAAAAGGCCCAAATGCAATCTCCAACCCCTCATTGcccaggtaaaaaaaaataaaaaaaataccatgTAGCCATTATTAAAGTTCTGTAACAAAAAAATTAGAATTACCTACAGCAAAAATATCTTCTGCAAAGCCGGGCTCTTGAGACAAGACTTCACCGACTTCTCAGGAGTTGACTCACATGATGTTTCGCCACCAGTGAAGGCACCTCATATTAATTAGATTTAGGGCAGGGGCCAGCACCCCTGCTCCTGGAGGACAATCGTTCTGCATGTTTTTCATGTGCATCTGTTGCAGCCACAGCTGATGAATCCAATGTGGCGTTTCCTAGCTTGACTGGCAGAGCACATCCTCAGTTAGCAGTGGGTTGAGCAGGAAGACACAGCAGCCTTatctaggccctgaggcccattggtgctggcgATTATCCCTGGATTCCACAGCCTAAAGCAAAGGAGCCCAATACTCTTCTTTGAGGATCACCTCACCAGCCAAAGCAGGTACCCATTTGCGACAGGTAGACTGAGAACATAGATTAATTAGTGTGACTGGATCATATCCAGATTTACAAACTGGTAGCACTTGATCTTATACCCCTGAGCTACTTGCGTTTCAGCTTCGGTGCGGGGGAAGatgggaaaacatgcaggactGCCGACCCACAGAAGCAGGGCTGTTAACGCTGATTCAGGAGGTTGGGTAATCAGCACAAATCCTTGGAGTCTCCCTCTACTTCGATAACTGCAGTTACGCAGGTCAACCACATGAGAGAGCCAGAGGCTGTTAGGATTTAGCTATGTATTATGAGACAAGTTTTGTGAAATTGTGACACCACCAAACACCAACTGTATTAGCAACATGTAGAGCTGCACACGTTAATACACTAAAACCATAACTGGTCTCCTTAAAACAAAAACTTACTGCCACTATATGTGCATCAACTACTGCAAAACATCTGGACTGCAAGGAGAGCTCCCTCCACACAATCTGTCTTTTAAACAAGTTTAATAAAACATGATTATTATACATTTAAAAACCAAAGATCCTGAACGAGATTTACCCCTCTGTGCACATCCATGTGCCGTGCTCCTCCAGCTCTGTCACACCTGTATCAATGCCCAGATTCATATCTAATCACGATACATGTACATGGGTTGTGTTTAGCCAAGTTCCTGTGTGTGGGGATGGGGGGGAAGGGGTCTGGAGAAAGAGTGGGGGGTAGAGGGGATACAGTTCCTTGTCCTTGCGGACCAAGTCGTTGTACATCTGTTCATATGTTGTTTTGAAGTCGTACACATTTGGCTTATCCGGGGCCGGACCGGGTAGCTTCACGTGAGTCCCTGTCCCAAATGAACGCACATCAAATCCTCGTTTGCTGCAAAGAGGGAAGGGACAAAAGAGAGTAAATTACATGCGTTTT
It encodes:
- the ssu72 gene encoding RNA polymerase II subunit A C-terminal domain phosphatase SSU72 codes for the protein MRCQPLRVAVVCSSNQNRSMEAHNILSKRGFDVRSFGTGTHVKLPGPAPDKPNVYDFKTTYEQMYNDLVRKDKELYTQNGILHMLDRNKRIKAKPERFQNCREKFDLVITCEERVYDQVLEDLNSREQETLQPVHVINVDIQDNHEEATLGAFLICELCQCIQHTDDMENEIDELLQEFEDKSSRPFLHTVCFY